The Pseudomonas sp. FP2309 genome has a window encoding:
- a CDS encoding TonB-dependent siderophore receptor, translating into MSRLARPLHPLALSVAMAFAALPLLNVQTSFAAQSSSALRSFQVPAGDLSQALNSLAEQAGLVLAFDASLTRGKRSSGLSGQYNIDAALNQLLAGSGLQALKISADRYRLKALPDNGGAMELQVTTISGAYQAESPVGPVSGYVATRSLSGTKTDTALIETPQSISIVTKDQMRAQNAQSLNQILRYSAAVVPETRGATASRLDQLTIRGFSPATYLDGLRMPSSRDALPQKDAFDLERVEVLRGPASVLYGQGTPSGVINMVTKRPLDTPFHEVGVEYGTFNKKRTTFDLSGPLDDQGVYAYRVAGLFDDADGQVEHTETRRQSLSSAFTWRPNDATSLTLLGHFQKDPKGASYGSMPAWGSVLHSPTGRSIDVDFYDGEKNFEKSDREHYSLGYAFEHHFDEVWTVRQNARYLRSEGQYRSLYSNYLMADYRTIRRSTIATDVDMDAYTLDNQVQAKFDTGPLQHTVLMGLDYQNTSTDTLSGSGTYTAGPTLDIFNPVYGAAVPVPAYTTDGTSRSEQTGVYLQEQMKWDKWVLLLGGRYDWASTDSTTKTLSTGSKSQSSLDSKAFTGRIGLVYLFDNGLAPYASYSESFNPQSGTGYGGAVFKPTEGKQYEVGIKYQPPGSNSFITAAIFDLRQTNVLTTDPDPTHLCGTGRCQSQDGEVQSRGFELEGKASLNDNLDITAAYAYLDNRISKSNNTVRYAPISDIGVGPAINAEGTTTYAVPRHTASAWADYTFHDGTLKGFGAGAGARYVGSSWGDTANTLKVPGYTLFDAAVHYDIKHLLNPQDNLRLALNATNLANKEYVASCYSYSWCWYGSQRTVQASATYQW; encoded by the coding sequence ATGTCGCGCCTTGCTCGTCCCTTGCATCCACTGGCCCTGTCGGTGGCGATGGCGTTTGCCGCCTTGCCGTTGCTGAATGTCCAGACTTCCTTTGCCGCACAAAGCAGCAGCGCCTTGCGCAGCTTCCAGGTCCCGGCCGGTGACTTGAGCCAGGCGCTCAATAGCCTGGCCGAACAGGCGGGGCTGGTGTTGGCATTTGATGCAAGCTTGACTCGGGGCAAGCGCAGCAGTGGCTTGAGCGGGCAATACAACATTGACGCGGCCCTGAACCAACTGCTGGCCGGCAGCGGCCTGCAAGCCTTGAAGATCTCCGCCGACCGCTACCGCCTCAAGGCCCTCCCGGATAACGGTGGCGCCATGGAGTTGCAGGTCACCACCATCAGCGGCGCGTACCAGGCCGAGAGCCCTGTCGGGCCGGTGTCCGGTTATGTGGCGACGCGCAGTTTGTCGGGCACCAAGACCGACACCGCGTTGATCGAAACGCCGCAGTCGATCTCCATTGTGACCAAAGACCAGATGCGCGCGCAGAACGCCCAAAGCCTCAATCAGATCCTGCGCTACAGCGCCGCCGTGGTCCCGGAAACCCGTGGCGCCACAGCTTCGCGTCTGGACCAGTTGACCATCCGTGGCTTCTCGCCGGCCACCTATCTGGACGGCCTGCGTATGCCGTCAAGCCGTGACGCCTTGCCGCAAAAAGACGCCTTCGACCTGGAGCGCGTGGAGGTGCTGCGCGGCCCGGCGTCGGTGCTGTATGGGCAGGGCACGCCGAGCGGAGTGATCAACATGGTCACCAAGCGTCCATTGGACACGCCGTTTCATGAAGTGGGCGTCGAATACGGCACCTTCAACAAAAAGCGCACTACCTTCGACTTGAGCGGGCCGCTTGACGATCAGGGCGTGTATGCCTATCGGGTCGCGGGCCTGTTCGATGACGCCGACGGCCAGGTGGAACACACCGAGACCCGTCGCCAGTCGCTGTCCTCCGCGTTCACCTGGCGTCCGAACGACGCCACGTCGCTGACGTTGCTCGGGCACTTTCAGAAGGATCCCAAGGGCGCGTCCTACGGTTCGATGCCGGCCTGGGGCTCGGTGTTGCACAGCCCCACCGGGCGCAGCATCGACGTGGATTTCTACGACGGCGAAAAGAATTTCGAGAAGAGTGATCGCGAGCACTACTCCCTCGGCTATGCCTTCGAGCACCATTTCGATGAGGTGTGGACCGTGCGCCAGAACGCGCGCTATCTGCGCAGTGAGGGGCAGTACCGCAGCCTCTACAGCAACTATTTGATGGCCGATTACCGGACCATTCGCCGTTCGACCATCGCCACCGATGTGGACATGGACGCCTACACCCTCGACAACCAGGTGCAGGCCAAATTCGACACCGGCCCGTTGCAGCACACCGTGTTAATGGGCCTCGATTATCAGAACACCAGCACCGATACGCTGTCAGGGTCAGGCACCTATACGGCGGGGCCGACCCTGGACATTTTCAATCCCGTCTACGGTGCCGCCGTGCCGGTACCGGCGTACACCACCGATGGCACCTCGCGCAGCGAGCAGACCGGCGTCTACCTGCAAGAGCAGATGAAGTGGGACAAGTGGGTGCTGCTGTTGGGCGGTCGTTATGACTGGGCCAGCACTGACAGCACCACCAAGACCCTGAGCACCGGGAGCAAGAGCCAATCCTCCCTGGACAGCAAAGCCTTCACCGGCCGTATTGGCCTGGTCTACCTGTTTGATAACGGCTTGGCGCCGTATGCCAGCTATTCGGAGTCCTTCAACCCGCAATCGGGCACCGGCTATGGCGGCGCGGTGTTCAAGCCGACCGAAGGCAAGCAGTACGAAGTCGGCATCAAGTATCAGCCCCCTGGCAGCAATAGCTTTATCACGGCGGCGATCTTCGACCTGCGCCAGACCAATGTGTTGACCACTGATCCCGATCCTACCCACCTATGCGGTACCGGCCGCTGCCAGAGCCAGGACGGCGAAGTACAGTCCCGTGGTTTTGAGCTGGAAGGCAAAGCCAGCCTCAACGACAACCTGGATATCACGGCGGCCTACGCTTACCTGGACAACCGCATCAGCAAGTCCAACAACACGGTGCGCTATGCCCCCATCAGCGATATCGGTGTAGGTCCGGCCATCAACGCCGAGGGCACCACGACCTACGCGGTACCGCGCCACACGGCGTCTGCGTGGGCCGACTACACCTTCCACGACGGCACGCTCAAAGGCTTTGGTGCCGGCGCCGGTGCACGTTATGTCGGTTCTTCCTGGGGCGAT